The genomic region TGATTTCTTTAATGGTTTCGACACCAGTCGCATTCTGAAAGCGGGTGATATCGCGCAACAGGATTGCAATGTCGCTTATATACCGGGCGGGCAAATACCGATTAAAGCGGAAGCGTCTCTTCGCGACATCTTTCATCTGGTTGCCGCCTCGGCAACTCCCATGCCGGTGGTGGATGAAGTTGGCCTTTATAAAGGTTCGATTTCGCAAGGCCATCTTCTGAGCTGTCTGTGTAATAGCTGAACTGCGAATAATCAGAATTGATTTACCGCTTCTGAGGGCGAGGTAGCACCATGTCAGACTTCAACTTTCTAGATCCTTTCCAAAGTTTAAATATTCCTTTGGGATCCTGGGTGGAAACCGCCCTTAAATATCTGGTGCATAACTTCAGGGAAGTGTTTCGCTCGATCCGTTGGCCGGTCGATCAAGTGCTGGACGGTGTGCAGTGGGGACTGCTGTCGGTTCCGCCGACGGTGTTCATCATCATTGCCGGACTGATCAGTTGGCAGATTGGCGGCAAGCGCATCGCCATTTTCAGCGTCGCAACCCTCACCGGGCTTGGACTGATCGGTGTGTGGAGCGATGCGATGGTCACGCTGGCCCTGGTACTGACATCGCTGTTGTTCTGCGCAGTGATCGGCATACCGCTGGGCATCCTGTGTGCGCGCAGTGATCGCACGGAAATGATCATCCGTCCGGTACTGGATACCATGCAAACACTGCCGGCGTTCGTCTACCTGGTGCCGGTGGTGATGCTCTTTGGTATCGGCAACGTCCCCGGTGTGATCGTCACCATCATCTTTTCCGTCGCGCCACTGGTGCGGCTGACCAACCTTGGTATTCGTCAGGTCCCGGCGGACAAGGTCGAAGCCGCTCGAGCGTTTGGCTGCACGGCTACGCAAATGCTGATGAAGGTGCAGTTGCCGTTGGCGGCGCCGACGATGATGGCCGGCCTCAACCAGACACTGATGCTGTCGCTGTCGATGGTGGTCGTCGCCTCGATGATTTCGGTGGGCGGTCTGGGCTTGATGGTGTTGAGCGGCATCGGCCGCCTCGACATGGGCCTGGCCAGCGTCGGCGGCGCCGGCCTGGTGCTGCTCGCGGTATTCCTTGACCGACTGACCCAGGCAATGGGTGAGCGCAGCAGCGATCTGGCCTCCGGTCAGCGCTGGTATGAAAGCGGCCCGGTGGGGCTGGTCATGAAACTGAAGAAAAAGAAGAACGTTGCACGTCCAGTTACGAATTGAGTTGGCCTGCTCACCCCATTAAAAATTCCAAGCGTGGTGAAACATGAAACTGACAAATCTCAAGAAAAGCGTGGTTGCGAGCCTGGTAGCTTCAGTGTTTGGCACCTTGTTGTGCTCGGCGGCCGACGCGGCCGACGCCAACAAACCCGGTGCCGGTGTTTCGATTACGCCGATCTTCCCGACCATCGCCGAAGAGCGCTTCCGTGGTGAAGTGGTGATCGCCGGTCTGAAAGAGCTGGGCTACGACGTCAAACAGCCGAAAGAAGTCGACTACCCGGCGATGTTCCTCGCGCTGTCTTACGGCGATGCGGACTTCACCGTGCATGAATGGGAACACCTGCACCAAGCGTTTTATGAGAAGGCCGGCGGCGATGACGTGATGGTCAAGGTCGGGCAAATCATGAAGGGCGTGCTGCAGGGCTACATGATCGACAAGAAGACGGCCGAGGCTTATCAGATCAAGGATCTGTCGGACTTGAAGAAACCCGAAATCGCCAAACTCTTTGACAGCAACGGTGACGGCAAGGCTGACCTGACAGGCTGCAACCCGGGTTGGGGCTGCGAGATCATGGTCGAACACCACATGAAAGCCTATGGCTTGGGCCCAACCGTGGTCGACAACCGCGGTTCGTACTTCGCGTTGATGGCAGACACCATTGCGCGTTTCCAGCAAGGCAAACCC from Pseudomonas tensinigenes harbors:
- the proX gene encoding glycine betaine/L-proline ABC transporter substrate-binding protein ProX, translating into MKLTNLKKSVVASLVASVFGTLLCSAADAADANKPGAGVSITPIFPTIAEERFRGEVVIAGLKELGYDVKQPKEVDYPAMFLALSYGDADFTVHEWEHLHQAFYEKAGGDDVMVKVGQIMKGVLQGYMIDKKTAEAYQIKDLSDLKKPEIAKLFDSNGDGKADLTGCNPGWGCEIMVEHHMKAYGLGPTVVDNRGSYFALMADTIARFQQGKPVLFFTWVPQWIASVLVEGRDVVWLPVPFTSLPDGKESKDTFHDGKNLGFPVDTINAVMSKEFAEKNPVARKFLSEVSIPTAAESAQNLRMQNGEKSLADIKRHAAEWIKANQQAYDGWLSDARAAAK
- the proW gene encoding glycine betaine/L-proline ABC transporter permease ProW; this encodes MSDFNFLDPFQSLNIPLGSWVETALKYLVHNFREVFRSIRWPVDQVLDGVQWGLLSVPPTVFIIIAGLISWQIGGKRIAIFSVATLTGLGLIGVWSDAMVTLALVLTSLLFCAVIGIPLGILCARSDRTEMIIRPVLDTMQTLPAFVYLVPVVMLFGIGNVPGVIVTIIFSVAPLVRLTNLGIRQVPADKVEAARAFGCTATQMLMKVQLPLAAPTMMAGLNQTLMLSLSMVVVASMISVGGLGLMVLSGIGRLDMGLASVGGAGLVLLAVFLDRLTQAMGERSSDLASGQRWYESGPVGLVMKLKKKKNVARPVTN